The Culex quinquefasciatus strain JHB chromosome 2, VPISU_Cqui_1.0_pri_paternal, whole genome shotgun sequence genome contains the following window.
attttgaatactGGAAGgacaaaatcatgaaaaatgcaaTAGCCTTATAGTGCACTATAGGTAGCTTTCTAGTTGAAAATTCAATAGCACATTCACACCTGTGAGTGCTGAAGATGTTGggttgtttgcatcagatttgctttctctttctagtaaaagtttttttttgctagtttGTTATTGCATTACCAGGCCTACTGCACTATGTTTACCATCGAGATGATTCGATAAATTGAATTCAGTTCGAGCATGGATGCTCTAACAATAACACAATTCAGAGCCCACATGGAAGTAACACCACCATACGATCCGAGTTTTGAGCAGTTCTTCTTTGGGAGCGGCAAAAACAGGATaacgtggagaatttcccttatcctcCTAATAATGTGAAGCATCCCAAAATACTttataacttttaaacataattgcAACGCAACAGACGAGATTTGATTAGTacatttaaaatatattcaGATAGCAGTAATTCACCATTTTAAGCGAGGAATCCAAATGCAACTCCTTCACATCCGCGACTCTTGACGACCCCTCGACCCAAAGACGACAATCCCCTTCGCGCGGCAGTCTTGTCAAATCGGACTTTACCATCACAAAATTTCCGACGTCTGTGGTGGTGGGGTCGCAACGTTTGTGCAAAATTTACACACCCCTgcttcaccaccaccaccaccacccacaaACACACCAATACTGTCAGCCTGCTTGGATGCTTGTGGTGGTTCGCCGCACTTGTCTTGGTGACCTGGTGCGCTGTGTTGTGGTGAATTCTTCAACACTGCTGCAGGGCTGCTGGATGTGGCCAGTTTTTCGTCGGTGTCtctggcgtttttttttgttctttctcCCGGATCCGTAGCAGGTTCCTCCGCGGGTTGGTTCCGGGACGGGTTTGAGTGATTGAAAAGCGTGCAATttgaggtgttttttttttttttgaagagtttaGTGCGATTGCCTACTTTGAGGCGTTGAGCTGGTAGAATTTAAAGTCCGTGTTTTAAAGAACAAGGGTGGTGATGTGAATTGCGGAAGGGAGAGTGCAAGTGCTTGAAGGAGTTGCAGCACGACCGAAATTAGGACAGATTCGGCTGGGGTTCGGagaattcaggaaaaaaatatgacCGGAATAGGACCCAAAATGGAAGTCAGACGACGAGTTTGCTCcggattcaaaattcaatagaAGATGAAAATTTCCACGAAGAAATGGGAAAATGCGAGtaagttcagttttttttttttttgctaaaaaaatcaattcccaaaTCTGGGTGGTCTCTTGCTCCGGGCAGTCACAGCTGGTTTGGGGTCAAACTCCAATCCCtttttttctctccctctcATAGAGCCTCCACCATTATACACATACAGCATCCCTGCTTCGTCGTCTTCTTTTGCTTCGAATCTGCCCGTCTTAATTTCTTCTATTTTCTTTTGCATTGCATTTGAGTTTGAACTATGCTTTAAATGGCAACTCTGAACTAACTTTTTCGAAAGGTTCTCTGTGCTCTGCTCTGGAAGATATCTTtcctcattttttttactttactttactttactcctAGATATGGAATTTTTCGCCAAGGGGGGAAAAAGGTAAAGTTTTTGGTGAAGAAAAGTTATGCGTTCTGTTGAACCAACTCGATAGTACGAGTACCCACTACCAGAATTTGGGATGAGACGAGTGATGAATGAACAAAAAGGAAGACATGGAACTTTCTTCGGTGCCAGGCTAATGGATTGACTTTTTTCACCATTCGGTTCTTGCAAAGGAATGTTACTTGCAAAATAGATGGAACTTGGATTCGTTATTACTACTTTGCGTTGCTGGGTTTGGGTTGAAAATGCAGCGAAATCGATTGGAGAATCGCAAACGATCGAAAAATTCTAATGGAGTACTATTTTGAGAACAGAATAAATGGAGAAATTTATTGAGATTTCAGGAAATGAtttttcttgtgtttttttttttaatttgcttaaaaCTTTGTTTGTACTTTTGCTATTGTCAAATAATACATCTTGCATTATTACTTCGTTCATTGAAgtcttcataaaattttggcagcactcCATATAAAGGCtgtttaaatcttcaaaaatctatatcttgatACCTgcttttctgatcgatttggtgtctttggcaaagttgtaagacTAAGAATTCTCGGAAGATAGGATATGTTTGAGatgacaaaaatttcatcttttgAGTTATAgtaagggttgccagataaatctgcgCATACCAGATTTTGACACattttctgtcaaaatgaaccagtttatttaatattggaaaaattaaggtaaatatttgttctaataaaaataaatattctatCATTTTGTTGAAGCTCAAAATTAATTAAACCATCTAAATTCTCGCCtattcatatttttaatattttcgtcTGTCAGATTTTCACAATGGTTTATCGGAATTCCAGCGAGACGGAGAAAAACTTCGCTCGCTCGAGCTACTTTGCGGCAATTCTGGGTCGCGAGctagcccgttcgcgagcggaggattGCACGGGCAATTGGCGAGTTGCTCTAGGCCGCTCTTGACTCGCGgtgagaactcgagagagagagagagaggaatgTTTTCTCGCGGGAGCGCGAGAATACCAACACTGGATTTGTTTCAATCTAGAACTCTGGCTATGGTACAAGttagtttaaaaatcatttggcagtgttggcattttttttcccaaaattccattattttagaaaactgtgacattttttattggctttatttttaaatgtaaatttgcaatcgaaaaatactttacagaCATTTCAATatcgtgcaccgttttcaagattattTGTGTGATGCTTCACTatcttcgaaaatatttttttgaatttttaatgaaaccATTGCTTTACTTGGAATGAAAATTACCAAacataagtttttttaagtgctaTTCATTCAGCCCAAGTATGtttattttggaaacttttgatttgaTTCTCTTGgttgaaaaaacgaaaattaaaattttctcatcttttgaaaactttttttttaatttcaaactcGAGACTTACATTCCAAAAAGGCTTTAAAAAacgatttgaacaattttgccgaagacaacaaattgaTAAGAAATTTTTTTCTCGTGACCCACAGTCCCGCATAAATTGTGTAGAACTCACATTTAACTGCGTTCAAAAAGCCTGTGTGTAAAACAAATTTAGCGAGCAGGATAGGCTCTTTGTTAACATTACGACATTTGAATTAAGCATCTATGCCAAATTTggagccaaattagttaaaattaggAGTCGCTATCAATTGTTTAAGTTGGAGAAAATATCTTTTCataaataaacgtattttttagtCGCCTAAAACTTTTCTAGGAAATCGAATCGCTTTGCACTCTTCGACAAAAAATGTAGAGCGTTAAATTTCGTATTAAAATCTCGCTGTTGGAAAATTTCTACAAAGTTAACGGCACATTCCgggtaaaaatctaaattttacctttctccatttaaaaaaaaaccatacaaacttcaactcgCTCTTGAGACCACAAACCTTaatcctctacaacccaacaccGCATCTAGGCGGGATTCGATCTAGAAAATAGCCGGAAATCAATTTTATGGttagaagtttgacttgttttttgtgactttgccaGTGTTTAAATGGCTTGCCAGAGCAGGGAAAACCAaattggggtcgcagaactcgaatttgatgttaaaagtaagaaaataaaaatcatattttttttttattgttgctcatgatttgattatctgaagtcccatacaaaccttcacagtttgttttgcttctccttacacagcaaaaaaaaaaaaaaacgatggtaAAATCACATGCAAAAGTATGTACATCATCTGGGTGAGGGGATTTAAACCCAGCCCTCACAGACAGGACcagcgccttagcccgctcggctatcAGACTGAAGCGGAAAGAATAAACGCCGCTTGACTTTTCGATCAAATAGGTTTCCTACATGAATCGGATACATATTTCTGGGTGTAATATTAccgtaataataataataaaaaaaaaaaaacaaaatgtgcaaaatttattttgtttttttttttggctgtgAGTCATTTCGTTTTGTAGATATTTAagttaaaagatgattttacgCCGTCATGTTCGAAGAAggaagcatcctggaagaacatgcgagaacacccgaaaatgtaatacaaaaattaatgtGACCAGCCccactacgttgtgtttaccgcagagaggattccacagaatctacaggggaggaaggatgcgtggaaaTACTGTACCACAAACGCTCCGGATAAAATTCTTTAGTAGTATACTTTATTCACTTCAATTGcagtgtttttttaatgaaacagACCTATTTGTAGCCTGTTTGCAGTGTTCATATTTTTATAtctacagggttgttacggacggtgTGGATCGCGCGGATAGCGcagatttggcgcggatttcgcgcggatgtgaAATTTGGTTAGTAGAAAATTGAGAGATATAGAAttaatttcaagttaaaaagaaAAGTATTATCAGGACTCAGTgtaattgtttttgaatttgcGCTTTGATTTCTTAGAAAATGTTACTGAAActaaattgatttttcttccgaaaatgtttgtttgtattcttATTAAGAGAATACGTCGAAATAATCTTCATgaagatgtttttttaatgtattgttGAGGATTTCTTAAAGAAATTTATTGCTACACTCAAATAATTTTCGAACATCTGCTTACCggctttaaatatttatttaatatcttTTGTGATTTTAGTAATGttctttttaaccttatttattgtttattttatgatggatccattaaaattttaattttttgaatcatatttcaaacttttctcgaaaatgattattggggcttgtttcggtggccgTACTTTGCTCAAATCACAATTATGAGCTTAATTGGACGTAACTGATGCTGGCTCTTTgcctttgaattttagtaaaatccaccccgtagaaagtttttttttctaaatttcagcattttttaggaaaaataaaatttcaaaacattcaaaaatgaaagcaacaatattcaaaactcgaagtttcagaaattaaaaacatttttaaggttttaaaattttaaagagtcaaaatttaaaattctaaaaattgaaaattaaaaacaatcaagaGCATACATTCAcaaatgcttaaattcttaaattcttaaattcatacattcttaaattcttaaattctttaattcttaaattcttaaattcttaaattctgaaattctgaaattctgaaattcttaaattctaaaattcttaaattcttaaattcttaaattcttaaattcttaaattcttaaattcttaaattcttaaattcttaaattcttaaattcttaaattcttaaattcttaaattcttaaattcttaaattcttaaattcttaaattcttaaattcttaaattcttaaattcttaaattcttaaattcttaaattcttaaattcttaaattcttaaattcttaaattcttaaattcttaaattcttaaattcttaaattcttaaattcttaaattcttaaattcttaaattcttaaattcttaaattcttaaattcttaaattcttaaattcttgaattcttgaattcttgaattcttgaattcttgaattcttgaattcttaaattcttaaattctcaaattcttaaattcttaaattcttaaatttttaaattcttaagttcttaaattccttaaattaaGTTCTTAGAtcccttaatttcaaaattcttcaattttaaattcagaaccttttgaaaaaaagaaatgcaaaattcttaaattcttaaatgatattatttttgaCACCATCATAGATTACAGAAAAACTGATAATATTGGAGTATTTTCAGAGACATATTTTAAGttcgagaaattttaagaaataaataatacaaatttcgtttttcgattttttgagtgGCGAAAATCATTAAGTACGAActgcatttaaaatttcagatccctagatttatgaatttttcaggattttcaaacttataaattttgttgttgttttaattttagaatttaaaaaagaactaagctgaaaatagaaaaatgagcgtggcccaatgcactcgactgattagaatgcatttttgaaatatttttttcaaatgcttgtaaaaggaatagcataacttttaataaaagtgcaaataaacagaaatgttcacaaaaagttgctctactcgttggtgtacttggttttagtgattTTCAAAGAAcaatctagattatccagcatcattcaaacacgaccgcttatcaggcttaaaatgggcatatttcccctatacaggggcgtagccttggagcacagtgtggaaatttacgtttttagatttttattttatttaagcgAGCAACTATATCAATTTgtctaaaaatgttgaattggTTTTCATTTAGTATTGTCATCAACGCATTTGTTAAGCGTTGATTGGAGACTTCACGGTTCTTAACAGAGTTTAACAGACAGATTTAATTATTGGATAATCCCTAGCTTATAAATTCAGACAAACCAAAGTTCAATCAAACAACCTAACTAACCCAATCTCCTtctctcacttttccagaaattccCGCCTCACGATGGAGTGCGACGTGTCCCCACCGGACAGCAGTAGCGGAGGTggtgccaccgccgccgccggatCAACCCAACCCGGAACCCGCAGCCCGCTTGGCCGATCCCGCCCCCCTCAaccgaagcagcagcagcacttgaACTTGAGCAGTGGCAGCAGCGTCAGCAGCAGTAATCTCAACATTAGCGGAACCAGCAGCGGCCAGCGGAATCTCCTGAACGTGAGCACCAGCACttcgtcgtcctcgtcgtcgtcgtcctacTCGACGACGGTTCATAGTAATCATCTTCATCAGCCGGCGAGGTCGCAGCCGCAAGTAATCATGCACGAGGAGATTGCGTTCCCGGAGGTGGTGTCGTGTACGCCCGAGTCGAGCTTCAACTTTTCCGACGAGTACGAGTGCAACCCGCTGAAGGAGGTGGACCCGTTGAACGTGTCGGGCAGTTCGATGGATTTGCTGGCGACTGCGTCGCCGGGGAAGAGTCAGGACAAGGCGTCGGTGAAGCACAATCATCATTTGCGGCGGAACGTTCCTAGGATAGTGGTGAAGCAGGTTCCGAAGCAGCAGATGGTGGCGACTACGGCTGTTGAATCGGAGAAGCGGCCGATTGGGCCGGCGTCGACGATGCGGGAGGTTTTGGCGTCGATTCCGGGGTTTAGTGTGAAGCCGCGGCGGAGGTCGAACAAGAAGATGTCGACGGCGGCGCAGATCGAGCAGACCAAGGAGGGCTGCATAGATTTGGAGACGCCGGACTCGATCCTGGTCAATACGAATCTGCGTTCGCTGCTGAACAAGCAGACGTTTCAGATGTTGCCACCGTTGTTCCAGTACAAACTGGTCCAGCTGCTGCCGTCGGTGGATCGGCCTTCGGTGCTGGACGCGGGCGATTGCGAGCGGAACGGGTGCCGGTTGAATCCGTCCAGTTTGAACAACGAGTTCTTTGCGCGGGCGTGTCTCGAGTGGCGCGACCGGTTATCGGAGGGGGAGTTTACGCCGGAGAACCAGATGAAGCTACGGACGGAAGCGGAGAAGGAGAAGAGCAAGCTGGACCCGTGGAAGCTGAAGCACTTTGAACCGATGTGGGGTGATCGGGGCTCGTCGTCGGCGGCGAACGTGGGTGCGGCCGGAACCGGACCCAATCCGTCTCCGCCGGGAACGCCGACCAAAGACGCCGCGACGGTGGTTGAGCCAGCGCCCACGAAGACAAGCACTCCAAGACCTGCCCTCAAGACGACCATCAAGCTACGGCCAACGGCTGCGATATCGACGAGTACGACGGCCACGGTGGTCAGCCCACCGGAAGCTACCGCCAGCACCAGCGGAAGCAGCAATATAAGCTTCGTGAACGCCAGCACGACGACGACCATCAACatcagcagcagtagcagcaatAGCAGCAGTACTGCTCCGACGACGCCGACCTCGTCCCGTGCTACCGCTGCCCTTTCGCCCACGGCCACTTCTTCACCGAAGCGGGTTCGCACCGTCGGAGCGGTGACCCGGGCATCATCCCAGGCGGCCAAATCTCCGGTAACGCGGGTAGAATCGCCAAAGCCTTCCACGTCCAGTGCAGTACCTTTGGTTGCGGTGTCCGGCGTAGATCTGGGACCCGTGCTGGCCGCAGCGGACACGGTCgattccagcagcagcagcagttccagCAACAGCAACCCTCTGATCGTGAGTGGAGCGTTGAAGCGCGTTCACAACCGTTCCCTGACGCCAGAACTAAGCAATAGTAAGATATCCAAATCGTCGGACGCGAGCGATAGCAGTTGGACGGCGCCACCGGTCACCGTCGCAAGCGTATCCACTCCGGAAGAACCCAAACCTGCACCCGCCACCCCACCACCGCCAGCATGTGATATTCCCGCTCCCGAGCCCGAGCCCGAGTCGAAGGTCGAAGAACCCGCGTCGTCCGACCTGCTCGACGACGCAGACCTCCCAACCGAACCCGCCATCGAGGAGATCCCCGACGACGATCCGGACGTGACGGAGGTCATCATGGAGAACCCGGGCACGCCCGAACCCAGCGAAGACGTCCTGCTCAAGTACGACGAGTACTCGACAAGTTCCAGTTCCAGCTCGGCGCCGAATCTCAAACCTCAACCGCCCCCGCCCACCACCGTGTACGACCAACAGTCCGGCCAACTCTACAACATTGTGTGCGTCCCGTCGCCGGCGCCCTCAGCCCTAACACCAGCCACCAGCAGCAGCGAGGTCCCGCTTCAGCAACCGCAACACCCACACCCAGAACACCACCAAATCTACGCCCAggacagcaacagcagcagcacctcGACGACCGCCCTCATGTCCTACAGCGATCAGGTGCCGCCGAACGCGCTCAGCAGCTTCGAGAACGTGCTGCAGAACAACGAAGAGCTGGTCATCCGGCAGCGGGGCAGCATCAGCAACGACAGCAGCCGGAGTTCCGAGGCGAGCAGCAGCCAGCGGACGGTCAGCGCGGAGGTGAACATGAACCTGACGGCGTACCACCACGACCACGAGCTGCTGCACCAGAGTGTGAGTGGGGGAGGAAGTGGCGGGGGTGCCGGTGGCGAggaagaagacgacgacgaggacgacgagTTGAACTGTGATAACAACAACCATAATGATTCCACCAACGAGGAAGGCGATGGCGACGTTGGGGAGGAGGGCGGGACGGAGTCGAGACCGAGACTGATACTGGAAGGGGAGGAGGACGAGGAAGGCGATGGGTTGCACGTTGATGACGATCTGCACGGGTTGCAGTTGATGGCGCAGCAGCACCAGAATCACAACCACGGGCAACATCATCCGGTGgtgatgcagcagcagcagcattcgGTTGTGGCCATGGAAGAGCCGGAATCTggtgaggaggaggaggaggaaggggACGAAGATGATGATGGGGACGATGATCAGATGGACGAGAAGTTTATCGACGCGGAGAACTACGTGCTGGAGAGCGGGGAGATCAGTACGGAAAGTGAGTATTGAAAGATTGTTGAATTTTGGGAAATCTTGTTGTTAGTGGTTTGATACAATATAAATTGTTGAAAGAAAGACTCGGGTTGTTGTTGGTTTATTTTCTGCCTTTGGAAGAAATACTTTAAGAAATTAGGGTGTTCAGCCTAACACATCACATTCTGAGCCTACGTGGTAAGGAAAAATgcactcattaaaaaattgagaCCTCctacaaaaaatatgttcaaaaaaaaaaactaaaaatcaaaacaatacaaatgtattatgtattttgttaaatctgaaaactcttaaattattatttctacaattttcaaaactatttttgttaaattgaaaatttttacatccaaaattctaaaaatctagacaactaaattttaactttaatgACAATCTAAAATCCTCAAAATCTGAAgacctaaaattttaaattggaaaaaagagaacttaaattttaaaagaaaaattatgAACCAAAATTCCTGATTGAccagaattttcgaatttcaaaataccaacattttaaatattttaaatttaacgtttttaaatCCTCTcacactaaattttaaatttaaattttaccgattttttaaCTGCTGAATAGTTTGGTAAACTGACTACTACCGAATTTGGTAAAAtattaccgaaattcggtaatgaagttTATCATTGAACATCTTactaccgaatttcggtaaatttttgttcattttgacagacggttcaccgatctaaactttaccgatttCGGTTGAGAACTTTATTGAATTCGGATGAGAAATCTAAGTGTGATATTATTTATACACACTTaaattttttaccgaattcggtaaagatttccgaattttcaactactgaacagttcggtaaactgaaaaataccgaattcagtaaaaaattacagaaattctGTTACaaagttcattattgttcatcgtacaaccgattttggttaaaattttgttcattttgacagatggtttaccgaaATGAACTTAACCGATTTTTCAACAAcggaattcggtaaaaaaattaagtgtgtaatttaacaattctagagtttttttttgtcctataagctattgtgtttcatatgttctagaattcttaaaaaaaaaacttaaatcaaGATACCTTAGGTATTCAAAATGTCCGGGAACATTAAAACTTCAGAGCCAAAAAAATTCAATGCTGAAGTTCCGAAATGGTACAACTCTGAATGTTTTGAATGTTActaataaaatatgaaaatttgaatatccaaaatattaaatctgaaaacttcaaaatttcaaaattttctattgTAAAGCATAAAAATTCTAAACGTCTAAATTGCAGGTATAttcaaataccaaaaaaaaacaagagctCAAAAGTTggtaaattctcaaattttcataccctaaaatcatttaattttaaattatacaattcaattttctaataatttaaatttattaaattttgacgttctaaatttcttgaaatttaatttttaatacgaAATACAGTTTAAAATCCAAAAACCTTTATAttccaaaaagttttaaatttttcaaaacctaATCTTTtacaacaaacatttaaatttttaagttcttaaaaacatttttcggatttaagaattttagcatttttttttatatttaagaaaTGTAAATTTTAGGATCTTAAATTATAGGATTTAGAATTTAGAGGTTGAAGAATTTCAGAACTccagagaattttatttttatttttttacaaaatagatttttgcaatgtgtttttctttataaattcaagattttgaatttttcttaaaatgcgaaattctaattttctaaaaaagtaaaaaaaatccctgGAATACTGGAATTCTACAACCctgaaattctaaattcctaatcCTATAGTTTCATATCCTAAAATTTACATTTCTTAAATactaataaaaattacaaaacttcttatgtcctgaaattaaaacataaaacttcagatgttattttataaaattgcagaatatcaaaatttgaaaactatataatttaaaatgttttaaaacccGTAAATTTTCAACTCTGCAACATATACGTAATTCGTAAATTCAGAATCCTGAAAATTCTGAtatcctaaaattttaaaagctctctTCGTGATCAATCAATGAATCATCTCTGCGGTTAACTTAACACAGTTGGCCTGGCCCATTACAGAAGAAGAATTTTGGAAGTGAATGCCCCAGCATTCCTTCAGGACGCTACCGcaagggttagattagattggtCAACTTATgtattctaaattctaaaatgataaaattctaTAATGTATAACTTCTGAAATCCCGGTATTCTGAAATTTAGAAACTATTAAATTTTAATccttaaaatccaaaattgtagATTGTACTGTCTTAATTTtggtaatcattttttttatcaaatactaaaattgtgaaatgctaaattgtaaattttttatattttaatattaaacatttttaattaaatatcttAGAATACTAAACTTgtgcttgaaatttaaaaaggaCAAAATCTTAATTTGTTAGATCCTAAAATAATTTcagtaaattctaaaatttaagaaaaaatagtgaaaaactattcaaaatttcGCATTGTTTGACACCCATTTTGCAATTTATAAAATGATgagtattataaaaaaatacaggattttgtaat
Protein-coding sequences here:
- the LOC6047564 gene encoding polycomb protein Asx isoform X4, with protein sequence MGKCENSRLTMECDVSPPDSSSGGGATAAAGSTQPGTRSPLGRSRPPQPKQQQHLNLSSGSSVSSSNLNISGTSSGQRNLLNVSTSTSSSSSSSSYSTTVHSNHLHQPARSQPQVIMHEEIAFPEVVSCTPESSFNFSDEYECNPLKEVDPLNVSGSSMDLLATASPGKSQDKASVKHNHHLRRNVPRIVVKQVPKQQMVATTAVESEKRPIGPASTMREVLASIPGFSVKPRRRSNKKMSTAAQIEQTKEGCIDLETPDSILVNTNLRSLLNKQTFQMLPPLFQYKLVQLLPSVDRPSVLDAGDCERNGCRLNPSSLNNEFFARACLEWRDRLSEGEFTPENQMKLRTEAEKEKSKLDPWKLKHFEPMWGDRGSSSAANVGAAGTGPNPSPPGTPTKDAATVVEPAPTKTSTPRPALKTTIKLRPTAAISTSTTATVVSPPEATASTSGSSNISFVNASTTTTINISSSSSNSSSTAPTTPTSSRATAALSPTATSSPKRVRTVGAVTRASSQAAKSPVTRVESPKPSTSSAVPLVAVSGVDLGPVLAAADTVDSSSSSSSSNSNPLIVSGALKRVHNRSLTPELSNSKISKSSDASDSSWTAPPVTVASVSTPEEPKPAPATPPPPACDIPAPEPEPESKVEEPASSDLLDDADLPTEPAIEEIPDDDPDVTEVIMENPGTPEPSEDVLLKYDEYSTSSSSSSAPNLKPQPPPPTTVYDQQSGQLYNIVCVPSPAPSALTPATSSSEVPLQQPQHPHPEHHQIYAQDSNSSSTSTTALMSYSDQVPPNALSSFENVLQNNEELVIRQRGSISNDSSRSSEASSSQRTVSAEVNMNLTAYHHDHELLHQSVSGGGSGGGAGGEEEDDDEDDELNCDNNNHNDSTNEEGDGDVGEEGGTESRPRLILEGEEDEEGDGLHVDDDLHGLQLMAQQHQNHNHGQHHPVVMQQQQHSVVAMEEPESGEEEEEEGDEDDDGDDDQMDEKFIDAENYVLESGEISTEIDTMAMLTENATGPGEEEDDDDDETEVGVDLGIAGVAEAGPSPHEEDNLIILHELDLKGVGEDDEDEDEEEEEEEDDEEDDEDQPMVEEQEQVVGQPQQVEEAVADGPVMCSASDLDGFDGIQAIKMETDSIFDSGDWPFKMKLDPKMMMVDQLDSSSIILTPATTTTSVSSAMAMPSGAGQQLQVVHQQQPQQPQQIHTIQASSQQQQQQHLINQQVFVQHQQQHHHQQQQQQQQPLNVYQLQQVQQQQQPHQMMLPQSLASSILSSEAKDVRAIIKPESTVTGMVHGRPATGQLITRIKIEGDDGQKVHVVTSGSDNLTRVIESVAGNYGSTAAAANHTQQLLQQHQHQQLLQQVPQHIKLEMDGGGQSQQQQQQPKFIITRQIGNKIPITVTSGPSGQILQHQGGGGAGGAGGTVTATLQKPIQLQKIIMSSSSLQPQRPRLPLQRAQLQVQPQQTQSQQRFQQKFVTNQLIRGQNAAIINSVQQLQQVQQQQQQQQQQQAAQAQAQAQAQAQALANQQAQQAAATVGANVVIGPTPRKTRVEITGSGTVPAIAATAAASGSIPGSSAPVGPGGSRRGGRTSSTRLPPGAVNLERSYQICQAVIQNSPNRHQLRAQLKPPQAFLASSNSNSSNSSNSNGSSSSGAGGGGAGSGKDEPTSFGGAIVGNKVGPRLVNPKRIISTVGRQPSSIVVRHVYTTAGQSNPGTISIISTSQQQQQQQQQQFQPQQTQQPQPVVQQRIMTAAEAAAELQHAQIISVSGTGTNATGTIAVSTAGPVGANFGGKYVLVQRTHIGDIVTPRAASAPPTQNQQQQQQQSQQPQQQQQVQIIHHPPQQLNQQIVGPNPGIQAVTRRGPTTHVISYGDIGIDTTTVAGGAGAATTTAAHILDSSTASHANGAPHPMAASPASSSSAAPSPLPPGATSSNSNSNSSSISSSSSSNNNSSNHNNHHHQQQQQQNHQPNQCSCSLNAMVICQQCGAFCHDDCMGASKLCVSCVIR